Proteins encoded in a region of the Alkalinema sp. FACHB-956 genome:
- a CDS encoding Uma2 family endonuclease, translated as MTVATDQQRSWGNAPASYSEGDRVVTLQGDWEHFELIRRGCEQSSGVRLFYFDGTIELLMPGQLHEIFSHAIGTLLTLFLAQQGIVFFATGSADQKQANVAAAQPDQSYCLGGLKEIPDLSIEVVFSRGGVHKLARYQALGVTEVWFWEDGTLVLYHLREGGYEQIEQSELDGLRQLELAVFKQHVMMAETDLGEAVRSFGQYVLQDRR; from the coding sequence ATGACCGTCGCAACGGATCAACAACGATCGTGGGGGAATGCTCCGGCGTCCTATTCCGAGGGCGATCGGGTGGTGACTTTGCAGGGAGATTGGGAGCATTTTGAGTTGATTCGTCGGGGCTGTGAGCAGAGTTCCGGCGTGCGGTTGTTTTATTTTGATGGCACGATCGAATTACTTATGCCGGGACAGTTACACGAAATTTTTTCCCATGCGATCGGGACGTTGTTGACTCTATTTCTAGCACAGCAGGGAATCGTATTTTTCGCGACGGGGTCTGCCGACCAGAAGCAAGCAAACGTTGCAGCCGCACAGCCGGATCAGTCCTATTGTCTTGGCGGGTTGAAAGAGATTCCGGATTTGTCGATCGAGGTGGTTTTTAGCCGTGGCGGGGTGCACAAGTTAGCGCGGTATCAGGCCCTTGGGGTGACTGAGGTTTGGTTTTGGGAGGATGGGACGTTGGTGTTGTATCACTTGCGGGAGGGCGGTTATGAGCAGATTGAACAGAGTGAATTAGACGGGTTACGGCAGTTAGAATTAGCGGTTTTCAAGCAACATGTGATGATGGCAGAGACGGATTTGGGAGAGGCGGTTCGATCGTTCGGCCAATACGTTTTGCAAGACCGGAGGTAA
- a CDS encoding ATP-binding protein, with product MVSESKKYCLLTDEAHRLLWDAIRETLAEDASNFSEIARLVNLDNDSVTKILDRKTVSYSSLKKMMEGFGLELTESSYVKQAPPKSQTGARTNAKLYPDNPFDRTDLWGCDELLRQIVERLGKGGSQALIGPAGCGKSQILREIGRQGATKLGRDSDTFLYIDMHWIRDEQGFFEELATALDYETCDQNQIRRKLKKAKQPYVLCLDAIHVLTNEAFFPQATRNWLRGTAEMPESPLQLVVSSQKDLRQLFPDNPNQTSPLADFFGGQTLELQYWSLKKVEGFVSDRLAGTGIRFDRTEIAKIYEQSSGQPRRVRELARELYDRRVAR from the coding sequence GTGGTCAGCGAATCAAAAAAATATTGTTTGCTGACAGATGAAGCTCACAGGCTGCTATGGGATGCCATTCGAGAGACGCTAGCAGAAGACGCTAGTAATTTTTCTGAGATCGCACGGCTCGTGAATCTAGACAACGATTCAGTAACCAAAATTCTCGATCGCAAGACAGTCAGCTATAGCAGTCTCAAAAAGATGATGGAGGGCTTCGGGCTAGAGTTAACTGAAAGTTCTTACGTCAAACAAGCCCCACCCAAATCCCAGACGGGGGCTAGAACCAACGCGAAACTCTACCCTGATAATCCCTTCGATCGCACAGATTTATGGGGCTGCGATGAGTTGTTACGGCAGATTGTTGAGCGATTGGGTAAAGGGGGCAGTCAGGCGTTAATTGGGCCAGCGGGCTGCGGGAAGTCACAGATTTTGAGGGAGATCGGGCGGCAAGGCGCAACAAAACTCGGGCGAGATTCTGACACTTTTCTCTACATTGATATGCACTGGATTCGGGATGAGCAAGGTTTTTTTGAGGAACTGGCCACTGCTTTAGATTATGAGACTTGTGACCAAAATCAAATACGACGCAAGTTAAAGAAGGCAAAACAGCCTTACGTTCTGTGTCTGGATGCAATTCACGTACTGACAAATGAAGCTTTTTTTCCACAAGCCACTCGAAATTGGCTGCGGGGTACAGCGGAAATGCCAGAGTCTCCGTTGCAGTTGGTCGTCAGCAGTCAGAAAGATTTACGGCAACTGTTTCCTGATAACCCAAACCAGACTTCCCCCCTGGCTGACTTTTTTGGGGGGCAGACGTTGGAATTGCAGTATTGGAGCTTGAAAAAGGTGGAAGGGTTTGTCAGCGATCGCTTGGCGGGGACAGGGATTCGGTTCGATCGGACAGAGATTGCCAAGATTTATGAGCAAAGCAGTGGGCAACCCCGACGGGTGCGAGAACTGGCGCGGGAGTTGTACGATCGCCGGGTGGCCCGATGA
- a CDS encoding Uma2 family endonuclease, with amino-acid sequence MTQFQLPTTPPLENGDRLTRAEFERRYQTMPHLKKAELIEGVVYLPAALRFKTHADPHSNLLGWLWSYKIATPGLELGVEPTVRLDMGNEPQPDAALFISEACGGQAQLSQDDYIEGAPELLAEIAGSSVAIDLGDKKQAYQRNGVQEYIVWRVYDRAIDWFILENGLYTLLPMDNAGVIHSRIYPGLWLSVNAMLSGEMQAVMATLQAGLRSAEHAAFVQRLATS; translated from the coding sequence ATGACCCAGTTCCAACTCCCCACTACACCTCCCCTAGAAAACGGCGATCGGCTCACCCGTGCTGAATTCGAGCGCCGCTATCAAACCATGCCCCACCTGAAAAAAGCAGAACTGATTGAAGGAGTTGTTTACTTGCCTGCTGCGCTACGCTTCAAAACCCACGCTGATCCACATAGTAACCTCCTAGGTTGGCTCTGGTCTTACAAAATTGCGACTCCCGGCCTGGAACTAGGCGTCGAACCAACGGTCAGGTTAGACATGGGCAACGAACCCCAACCCGATGCCGCACTATTTATCAGCGAGGCCTGTGGGGGACAAGCTCAGCTCAGTCAGGATGACTACATCGAGGGTGCACCAGAACTGTTGGCAGAAATTGCAGGTAGCAGCGTTGCCATTGATCTCGGAGATAAAAAGCAAGCCTACCAACGCAATGGCGTGCAGGAATACATCGTCTGGCGAGTCTACGATCGCGCGATCGACTGGTTCATTCTGGAAAATGGCCTTTACACACTCCTACCGATGGATAATGCAGGCGTGATTCATAGTCGCATCTATCCAGGCTTATGGCTGTCAGTCAATGCCATGCTATCGGGTGAAATGCAGGCAGTGATGGCAACCCTACAAGCAGGATTACGATCGGCGGAACACGCAGCTTTTGTGCAACGATTGGCAACCTCTTGA
- a CDS encoding 2OG-Fe(II) oxygenase, with the protein MSYYHQYPQAFSQIYLSELQGQILACPYFAVNNLNRDFVGTKGFSIVFRRSHLMDVKQRFPYLKLYLNRVVQQECNAFYLNPLLLGLGSRVDPHIDRSLRSYCETITPPVVVSVLYIEVPADLEGGELVLRSRKRQIGQIRPQTNTLLFFQGDLIHSVNPVTSPGIRLSLVCEQYNLDDAQLREIPELQLESRAIRVEKGRNKRRKRS; encoded by the coding sequence TTGTCCTACTATCATCAGTATCCCCAAGCGTTTTCTCAAATTTACCTCAGTGAGTTGCAAGGACAAATTTTAGCTTGTCCCTACTTTGCCGTAAATAATCTGAATCGTGATTTTGTAGGGACAAAAGGGTTTTCCATAGTATTTCGGCGGTCTCATCTGATGGACGTCAAGCAGCGTTTCCCTTACCTCAAGCTCTACCTGAATCGAGTAGTGCAACAAGAGTGCAATGCTTTTTACCTCAACCCCCTACTACTCGGACTAGGCTCTCGGGTAGACCCCCACATCGATCGCTCCCTGCGCTCCTACTGCGAAACGATCACCCCTCCTGTTGTAGTCAGCGTTCTTTATATCGAGGTACCCGCAGATTTAGAGGGAGGGGAACTGGTGCTGCGATCGCGCAAACGCCAAATTGGACAAATTCGCCCCCAAACAAACACCCTGCTATTTTTCCAGGGAGATTTGATCCATTCGGTGAATCCTGTGACGAGTCCAGGTATTCGCCTGAGCCTCGTTTGTGAACAATACAACCTGGATGATGCTCAACTGAGGGAAATCCCAGAACTTCAACTAGAGTCAAGGGCAATTAGAGTAGAGAAGGGGAGAAATAAGCGAAGAAAAAGAAGTTGA
- a CDS encoding Uma2 family endonuclease: protein MTASPTQILTLEDFLDLPSLEESPAWEYINGTALQKPMPKTRHSILQKRLLAEIDRHSQTYTALPELRCTFAGRSIVPDIAVIAWDRIPVNDLGEPEDNFLKAPDWSIEILSPDQKANRVIDNLLHCLKHGCQLGWMIDPDDYSILTFIPHKEPNIYRGSHPLPVLEDIKLELTAEQVFAWLKINQR from the coding sequence ATGACTGCTTCTCCCACCCAAATTCTGACCCTTGAAGACTTTCTCGACCTTCCATCTCTCGAAGAATCCCCCGCGTGGGAATACATCAATGGAACGGCACTTCAAAAACCGATGCCTAAAACCCGCCACTCCATCCTACAAAAACGCCTATTAGCTGAAATCGATCGCCATAGCCAAACCTATACCGCACTCCCCGAACTACGCTGTACCTTCGCTGGCCGATCGATCGTGCCTGACATTGCAGTCATCGCCTGGGATCGCATTCCAGTCAACGACCTAGGAGAACCCGAAGACAACTTCCTAAAAGCCCCCGATTGGTCGATCGAAATTCTCTCCCCTGATCAAAAAGCCAACCGCGTCATTGACAACCTTTTACATTGCCTCAAACACGGGTGTCAGTTAGGGTGGATGATTGATCCAGATGATTATTCCATTCTCACCTTTATCCCCCACAAAGAACCCAACATTTATCGAGGAAGCCACCCACTGCCAGTCCTAGAAGACATCAAACTAGAACTCACGGCTGAGCAAGTATTTGCATGGTTAAAAATTAATCAACGCTAA
- a CDS encoding ATP-dependent RecD-like DNA helicase: MITVTKQIQSADKAICQNIESLAGKRALLSQNILAQLRNLVEGVAVRLHTNSPDAEFKYAAIEPGLTFVKSKAKFNFLGKFHTLIQKSASHYTMDGDASERLMLKYYEYLHRIRSLLQDHCGIAVLANLEDFPVNLDPSLQEYHEKIAARIEAIQLTQPYGSRMDRYYIHKTRPFFVGGRIYYEVTFYPAVNRVSKFDRIIAFTHIDINDKYSALLLLERDSIEVLNQTMPIMIIRDWAVSIRPCEFDSFARLLGLPTKVQTRSSEYSYLMRRLTVSSGSLLDLMDIPDDKYEKVKAEGIANVVKPQIFPALDEARHIVRLAAPGYNVLRYLMLRMNNKILKLLYDQAGCPRLSSMKLQYGCIPFDTMPFCTSLPGHNPRYWDLVESLDVTGRSHELLARYVKNNVERHGVLYTSEVDLEDFGDVNNLISTYNNNLYKKHTGRRLVLDKKHIFICEYENDTVSIVKKLQEYSSSGIAGYTQAVERWLVQTPHPIDDPAKKDALKQLFSQSRVALIYGAAGTGKSTMVDHIAQYFNDKGKLFLAHTNPAIDNLKRKVTAQRSEFRTISSQIYRSASDPEYDLLIIDECSTVSNADFIKVLDKTSFKLLVLVGDVYQIESIQFGNWFGIIRSFIPNTSVFELTTPFRTKNDALLGFWNKVRSIEDDIAEVMARNGYSTVLDESLFETQIQDEIILCLNYDGLYGINNINRFLQSSNPGAATTWRVSTYKIGDPVLFNEIERFRPVIYNNLKGKIIRIEHDRDWIQFDIELDRALDEFDVYFVDDLEWMGDSTVRFKVYSHDTSDEDDDSLNNTVPFQVAYAVSIHKAQGLEYDSVKIVITDANEDDITHSIFYTAVTRARENLKIFWTPETQQTVLQRLCHSTNRKDVALLANRHGLKPSSR; the protein is encoded by the coding sequence ATGATTACAGTCACCAAGCAAATTCAGAGCGCTGATAAGGCAATCTGTCAGAATATTGAATCGCTTGCTGGCAAGCGGGCGTTACTCTCCCAAAACATTCTCGCACAGCTCCGGAACCTAGTTGAGGGAGTTGCGGTTCGTCTCCACACAAATTCACCCGATGCCGAATTCAAGTACGCTGCAATAGAGCCAGGACTAACCTTTGTCAAGAGTAAGGCAAAATTCAACTTCCTCGGAAAGTTTCACACTCTAATCCAGAAAAGTGCTTCCCATTACACCATGGACGGAGATGCTTCTGAGCGGTTGATGCTCAAGTATTACGAGTATCTCCACCGTATCCGCAGTTTGCTCCAAGACCACTGTGGAATCGCGGTGCTAGCAAACCTTGAGGACTTCCCTGTTAACCTCGACCCATCGCTGCAAGAGTACCACGAGAAGATAGCCGCAAGAATTGAGGCAATTCAATTAACTCAGCCATACGGCAGCCGTATGGATCGGTACTACATACACAAGACGCGCCCGTTCTTTGTCGGCGGGCGCATCTACTATGAAGTTACTTTTTACCCCGCTGTTAATAGAGTAAGCAAGTTTGATCGCATCATCGCTTTTACTCATATTGACATAAATGACAAGTATTCAGCGCTGTTGTTGCTTGAGCGGGACTCGATTGAAGTGCTCAACCAGACGATGCCCATCATGATTATTCGCGACTGGGCAGTCTCAATCCGCCCATGCGAGTTCGACAGCTTCGCGCGGCTTTTAGGCCTGCCCACAAAAGTTCAAACCAGATCGAGTGAGTATAGCTATTTGATGCGGAGGCTGACAGTTAGCTCCGGCAGCCTACTAGACTTGATGGACATTCCCGACGACAAGTACGAAAAGGTGAAGGCAGAAGGTATTGCCAACGTCGTCAAGCCGCAGATCTTCCCCGCGCTGGATGAGGCGCGTCACATCGTGCGTTTAGCTGCTCCGGGTTATAACGTTCTCCGATATCTTATGCTGCGGATGAACAACAAGATACTCAAACTTCTGTACGACCAAGCTGGTTGCCCCCGTCTCTCCAGCATGAAACTTCAGTATGGTTGTATTCCTTTTGACACTATGCCGTTTTGTACCTCGCTACCGGGGCATAATCCCCGTTACTGGGATCTTGTTGAGAGCCTCGATGTGACGGGACGAAGCCATGAACTGCTCGCTCGATACGTAAAGAACAACGTGGAGCGTCACGGAGTCCTCTACACGTCTGAGGTCGATCTCGAAGACTTCGGGGACGTTAACAACTTAATCTCCACCTACAACAACAATCTCTACAAAAAGCATACTGGGCGTCGGCTTGTACTCGACAAGAAGCACATCTTCATCTGCGAATATGAGAATGACACTGTTTCCATCGTTAAGAAGTTGCAGGAGTACTCATCATCTGGAATCGCTGGCTATACCCAAGCCGTCGAGCGCTGGCTTGTTCAAACACCTCATCCTATTGATGACCCGGCGAAGAAGGATGCGCTCAAGCAGTTGTTCAGCCAGTCGCGTGTCGCTCTGATCTACGGGGCAGCAGGCACTGGCAAGTCAACGATGGTGGATCACATCGCGCAATACTTTAACGATAAGGGGAAGCTCTTTCTCGCGCACACCAACCCAGCGATTGACAACCTCAAGCGCAAGGTAACTGCTCAGAGATCGGAATTCCGGACGATCAGCAGCCAGATCTACAGGAGTGCCTCCGATCCGGAGTATGACCTTCTCATCATTGATGAGTGCAGCACTGTGAGCAACGCAGACTTCATCAAGGTGCTGGATAAGACCTCCTTCAAGTTGCTCGTACTCGTTGGCGATGTATATCAAATTGAGTCGATTCAGTTTGGCAACTGGTTCGGAATCATTCGTTCATTCATACCGAATACGTCAGTGTTCGAGCTGACGACACCCTTCAGAACCAAAAACGACGCACTATTGGGCTTCTGGAACAAGGTTCGATCTATCGAAGACGACATCGCTGAGGTCATGGCCCGAAACGGGTACTCAACCGTGCTTGACGAATCACTGTTCGAGACCCAAATACAGGACGAGATCATCCTTTGCCTGAACTACGACGGTCTTTATGGCATTAATAACATCAACCGGTTTTTACAGAGCAGCAATCCTGGTGCAGCGACTACCTGGCGTGTCTCCACTTACAAGATTGGTGATCCTGTTCTCTTCAACGAGATCGAGAGATTTCGTCCGGTAATCTACAACAACCTGAAAGGGAAAATCATCAGAATCGAGCACGATCGTGACTGGATTCAGTTCGATATTGAACTGGATCGAGCACTCGATGAGTTTGATGTCTATTTTGTTGATGATCTCGAATGGATGGGCGACTCAACAGTACGCTTCAAGGTCTACAGCCACGATACGAGCGACGAGGATGATGACTCTCTGAACAACACGGTGCCATTTCAGGTAGCCTACGCTGTGTCGATTCATAAGGCGCAAGGTCTGGAGTATGACTCCGTTAAAATCGTGATCACTGATGCCAATGAAGATGATATCACGCACAGCATCTTCTACACAGCTGTAACTCGGGCACGTGAGAATCTGAAGATTTTCTGGACACCAGAGACGCAGCAAACTGTTCTCCAGCGTCTCTGCCATAGCACCAACCGAAAGGATGTTGCTCTCCTCGCTAATCGTCATGGCCTAAAACCAAGCAGTAGATGA
- a CDS encoding type II toxin-antitoxin system VapC family toxin, whose product MLNSPHRLSRSRIFNHINIIRQNPYITRIHIDSTIDQTAWELCQNRPDKPWSLVDCSSFIVMRQMTIQQALTTDHHFEQAGFTRLLK is encoded by the coding sequence TTGCTCAACAGTCCCCACCGACTATCTCGATCGCGCATCTTCAACCATATCAACATCATTCGTCAAAATCCCTACATCACCCGTATCCACATTGATTCCACGATCGACCAGACCGCCTGGGAACTCTGCCAAAACCGCCCTGACAAACCTTGGTCCCTCGTCGATTGCAGTTCTTTCATCGTTATGCGGCAAATGACGATCCAACAAGCCCTCACCACTGACCATCACTTTGAACAAGCAGGTTTCACTCGGCTCTTGAAATAA
- a CDS encoding protochlorophyllide reductase, with protein MGNDQKPTVVITGTTSGVGLYAAKSLIDRGWHVILANRSVGKAETAANELGFPQESYTIMQLDLASLTSVRQFVANFRALGRSLDGLICNAAIYMPLLKEPLFSPENYELTMATNHLGHFLLCNLMLEDMKKSTYNDRRMVILGTVTHNPDELGGKIPPRPDVGNFDGFAAGFKAPITMAKGDKFEPVRAYKESKVCNVLTMRELHRRYHTSTGITFVSLYPGCVADTPLFRNHYPLFQKLFPLFQKNITGGYVSQELAGDRVAMVLADPEYKQSGAYWSWGNRQRKDGQSFVQRVSPQARDDENARRMWDLTMNLVGLGAVAAAR; from the coding sequence ATGGGAAATGATCAAAAGCCAACGGTCGTAATTACAGGGACCACATCGGGTGTCGGTTTGTATGCAGCAAAGTCGTTGATCGATCGCGGCTGGCACGTTATTTTGGCGAATCGCAGCGTGGGTAAGGCGGAAACTGCGGCCAATGAGTTGGGCTTTCCGCAGGAGAGCTACACCATCATGCAACTGGATTTGGCGTCCTTGACCAGTGTGCGCCAGTTTGTTGCCAATTTCCGGGCCTTGGGCCGATCGCTGGATGGCCTGATCTGCAACGCGGCGATTTATATGCCGTTGTTGAAGGAGCCGCTCTTTTCCCCAGAGAACTATGAGCTGACCATGGCGACCAATCATTTGGGCCATTTCCTCCTGTGCAATCTGATGCTGGAGGACATGAAAAAGTCTACCTATAACGATCGGCGGATGGTGATCTTGGGCACCGTGACCCACAACCCCGATGAACTCGGTGGTAAGATTCCGCCCCGTCCCGATGTGGGTAACTTTGATGGTTTTGCGGCTGGGTTCAAAGCGCCGATTACCATGGCGAAGGGTGATAAGTTTGAACCCGTGCGGGCTTACAAAGAAAGTAAGGTGTGTAACGTGCTGACGATGCGGGAACTGCACCGCCGTTACCATACCTCGACGGGTATTACGTTTGTTTCGCTTTATCCCGGTTGCGTGGCGGATACGCCGCTGTTCCGCAACCACTATCCGCTGTTCCAAAAGCTGTTCCCCCTGTTCCAAAAGAACATCACGGGTGGTTATGTCAGTCAGGAATTGGCGGGCGATCGGGTGGCGATGGTGCTGGCTGATCCGGAGTACAAGCAGTCGGGGGCTTACTGGAGCTGGGGCAACCGTCAACGCAAGGATGGTCAGTCCTTTGTGCAGCGGGTGTCTCCCCAGGCGCGGGATGATGAAAATGCGCGTCGCATGTGGGATCTGACGATGAATTTGGTGGGGCTGGGGGCTGTGGCTGCGGCTCGGTAA
- the bchL gene encoding ferredoxin:protochlorophyllide reductase (ATP-dependent) iron-sulfur ATP-binding protein, translating into MRLAVYGKGGIGKSTTSCNISVALARRGKKVLQIGCDPKHDSTFTLTGFLIPTIIDTLQEKDFHYEDVWPEDVIHEGYGGVHCVEAGGPPAGAGCGGYVVGETVKLLKELNAFDEYDVILFDVLGDVVCGGFAAPLNYADYCMIVTDNGFDALFAANRIAASVREKARTHPLRLAGLIGNRTSKRDLIEKYVEAVPMPILEVLPLIEDIRVSRVKGKTMFELAESDPSLSYVCDYYLNIADQILARPEGVVPNDAPDRDLFALLSDFYLNPQTPKQNEAELMMV; encoded by the coding sequence ATGAGACTGGCTGTATATGGAAAAGGTGGCATTGGTAAATCAACCACCAGTTGTAATATCTCCGTAGCCCTAGCCCGACGCGGTAAAAAAGTACTGCAAATTGGCTGCGATCCTAAGCATGACAGTACTTTCACCCTCACAGGTTTCCTGATTCCTACCATCATTGACACCCTACAAGAAAAGGATTTCCACTACGAAGATGTTTGGCCGGAGGATGTGATCCATGAAGGCTATGGCGGCGTACATTGCGTGGAAGCGGGCGGCCCCCCAGCAGGCGCGGGCTGTGGCGGCTATGTGGTGGGCGAAACCGTCAAGTTGCTCAAAGAACTGAACGCCTTTGACGAATATGATGTGATTCTCTTTGATGTGTTGGGTGACGTGGTGTGCGGCGGATTCGCAGCCCCGTTGAACTATGCGGACTATTGCATGATCGTCACCGATAACGGATTTGATGCCCTATTCGCTGCCAATCGTATTGCCGCTTCTGTGCGCGAAAAAGCCCGTACCCATCCCCTACGCTTGGCTGGACTGATTGGCAACCGCACCTCCAAACGGGACTTGATTGAGAAATATGTGGAAGCGGTACCCATGCCCATCCTAGAAGTGTTGCCCTTGATTGAAGACATTCGGGTGTCCCGCGTCAAAGGCAAAACCATGTTTGAACTGGCAGAGTCCGATCCTTCCCTGAGCTATGTCTGCGATTACTACCTCAACATCGCCGATCAAATTTTGGCTAGACCGGAAGGGGTCGTGCCCAATGATGCTCCCGATCGGGATTTGTTTGCCCTCCTGTCTGACTTCTACCTGAATCCCCAAACGCCGAAGCAGAACGAAGCTGAATTGATGATGGTTTAG
- a CDS encoding ferredoxin:protochlorophyllide reductase (ATP-dependent) subunit N, translating into MTLADPQPQALQFDCETGNYHTFCPISCVAWLYQKIEDSFFLVVGTKTCGYFLQNAMGVMIFAEPRYAMAELEEGDISAQLNDYEELKRLCLQIKRDRNPSVIVWIGTCTTEIIKMDMEGIAPKLEAEIGIPIVVARANGLDYAFTQGEDTVLAAMAQRCPTSAQVSSEAEKTERNAIQKLLTFGQKKEDAKAAEETEYVNHDPLVLFGSLPDPVVTQLTLELKKQGIKVSGWLPSKRYTELPVVDEGYYVAGVNPFLSRTATTLMRRRKTKLIGAPFPIGPDGTRAWIEKICSALGVEPKGLEEREAKIWESLEDYLQLIRGKSVFFMGDNLLEVSLARFLIRCGMTCPEIGIPYMDKRYQQAELALLEKTCREMGVAMPKIVEKPDNYNQIQRIYDVQPDLVITGMAHANPLEARGINTKWSVEFTFAQIHGFSNARDILELVTRPLRRNEALKGLGWEKLVKDEAQV; encoded by the coding sequence ATGACATTGGCCGATCCACAACCCCAAGCTCTTCAATTTGACTGCGAAACGGGTAACTATCACACCTTCTGCCCGATTAGCTGCGTGGCATGGCTCTACCAAAAAATTGAAGATAGCTTTTTCCTAGTCGTTGGCACTAAAACCTGTGGCTATTTTCTGCAAAATGCCATGGGTGTGATGATCTTTGCAGAACCGCGCTATGCCATGGCGGAGTTGGAGGAAGGGGATATTTCCGCCCAACTAAATGACTACGAAGAACTGAAACGACTGTGTTTGCAAATTAAGCGCGATCGTAATCCTTCGGTGATTGTCTGGATTGGCACCTGCACCACAGAAATCATCAAGATGGATATGGAAGGGATTGCGCCGAAGTTGGAAGCGGAAATTGGCATTCCGATCGTCGTGGCCCGTGCCAATGGCTTAGACTACGCCTTCACCCAAGGGGAAGACACCGTTCTCGCGGCCATGGCTCAGCGCTGCCCCACCTCCGCCCAGGTCAGTTCCGAAGCCGAAAAAACCGAACGGAACGCGATTCAAAAATTACTCACCTTCGGCCAAAAGAAAGAAGATGCCAAGGCTGCTGAGGAAACGGAATACGTCAACCACGATCCGCTGGTTCTGTTTGGCTCCCTGCCCGATCCCGTGGTGACGCAGTTAACCTTGGAACTGAAAAAGCAAGGCATTAAAGTCTCCGGTTGGCTGCCATCCAAACGCTATACGGAATTGCCCGTGGTGGATGAGGGCTACTACGTTGCGGGGGTCAATCCCTTTCTCTCTCGCACAGCCACAACGTTAATGCGTCGCCGGAAAACCAAACTGATTGGCGCACCCTTCCCGATCGGGCCGGATGGCACCCGCGCTTGGATTGAAAAAATCTGCTCTGCTCTGGGGGTGGAACCGAAGGGGCTGGAGGAACGGGAAGCCAAGATCTGGGAAAGCTTGGAGGATTACCTGCAATTAATCCGAGGGAAATCAGTCTTTTTCATGGGGGATAACTTGCTGGAGGTGTCACTGGCGCGATTCCTGATCCGCTGTGGCATGACCTGTCCTGAAATCGGCATTCCCTACATGGATAAGCGCTACCAGCAAGCGGAATTGGCATTGCTAGAGAAAACCTGCCGGGAAATGGGGGTGGCAATGCCCAAGATTGTCGAAAAACCCGATAATTACAATCAAATTCAGCGGATTTATGATGTGCAGCCGGATTTGGTGATTACGGGGATGGCCCACGCAAACCCCTTGGAGGCGCGCGGCATCAACACCAAGTGGTCGGTGGAGTTCACCTTCGCGCAAATCCATGGCTTCAGCAATGCACGGGATATCCTGGAACTGGTGACCCGCCCCCTGCGCCGCAATGAAGCGTTGAAAGGGTTGGGCTGGGAGAAGCTGGTGAAGGATGAAGCGCAAGTTTAA
- a CDS encoding Spx/MgsR family RNA polymerase-binding regulatory protein: MTLQVYGIPNCGTCKKALAWLDAKQIPYEFINTKDHPPSQADITAWVQTLGNKPLRNTSGQSYRSLGTTKDSWGDGEWITAFAQDAMLLKRPLFVQDGTAVAVGFRNPDAIAQQLAIG; encoded by the coding sequence ATGACGCTCCAAGTCTACGGTATTCCCAACTGCGGCACCTGCAAAAAAGCCCTGGCATGGCTGGATGCTAAACAGATTCCCTACGAATTCATCAACACCAAAGACCATCCCCCCAGTCAGGCAGACATTACCGCTTGGGTGCAGACCTTGGGCAACAAACCCCTGCGCAATACCTCCGGCCAATCCTATCGATCGCTGGGCACCACCAAAGATAGTTGGGGCGATGGGGAATGGATTACGGCCTTTGCCCAAGATGCCATGCTGCTGAAGCGACCGTTATTCGTGCAAGACGGAACCGCCGTAGCCGTTGGCTTTCGCAATCCCGATGCGATCGCCCAGCAGTTGGCCATCGGTTAA